The proteins below are encoded in one region of Amycolatopsis acidiphila:
- a CDS encoding ATP-binding protein, whose translation MTTPAQKPVRLRRRDRDAILSSLRSGVVPHVGFQHIQVGRAAEVSAMSQEIARIADGGSAVRFVIGDYGAGKTFFLSLVCSIAAERKLVTTSADLSPDRRLHASGGQARSLYAELMRNIATRSTPDGNALPSIVERFVTSAIQEAGATGGSPATVIAARLEQLSESVGGYDFAQVIAAYWRGHDTGNEQLKSDAVRWLRGEFTTRTDARAALGVRSIVDDATVYDHLKLIARFVRLAGFSGLLVCLDEMVNLYKLAHTGARKSNYEQVLRIVNDCLQGTVEGLGFCFGGTPEMLMDTRRGLYSYEALRSRLAENSFAVGGLVDHSGPVLRLANLTPEDMHVLLERLRHVYAAGDESAYLVPDEALTAFMEHCASRIGDAYFRTPRNTIKEFVNLLAVLEQNPGADWRQLLGKVSIDTEYNRDLEPLSDEPDDQNLDDTGALTSLRL comes from the coding sequence ATGACAACCCCCGCCCAGAAGCCAGTGCGCCTGCGCCGCCGCGACCGCGACGCGATCCTTTCGTCGTTGCGGTCCGGTGTCGTCCCGCACGTCGGGTTCCAGCACATCCAGGTCGGCCGAGCCGCCGAAGTCTCGGCGATGAGCCAGGAAATCGCCCGCATCGCCGACGGCGGCTCCGCAGTCCGGTTCGTGATCGGCGACTACGGCGCCGGCAAGACTTTCTTCCTCAGCCTGGTCTGTTCCATCGCGGCGGAACGCAAGCTCGTGACGACCTCCGCGGACCTGAGTCCCGACCGGCGGCTGCATGCGAGCGGAGGCCAAGCGCGCTCGCTCTACGCCGAACTCATGCGCAACATTGCCACCCGGTCCACCCCCGACGGCAATGCGCTACCCAGCATCGTCGAACGGTTCGTCACCTCGGCGATCCAGGAGGCCGGCGCCACTGGCGGCTCACCGGCCACTGTGATCGCGGCGCGGCTGGAGCAGCTGTCGGAGAGCGTCGGTGGCTATGATTTCGCCCAGGTGATCGCGGCGTACTGGAGGGGCCACGACACTGGGAACGAGCAACTCAAGTCGGACGCGGTTCGTTGGCTGCGCGGGGAATTCACCACCCGCACCGACGCTCGCGCCGCGCTCGGCGTCCGCAGCATCGTCGACGACGCCACCGTCTACGACCACCTCAAGCTCATTGCCCGATTCGTACGGCTCGCCGGTTTCTCCGGACTTCTGGTCTGTCTCGACGAGATGGTCAACCTTTACAAGCTGGCTCACACCGGTGCGCGCAAGTCGAACTACGAGCAGGTGTTGCGGATCGTCAACGACTGCCTGCAGGGCACCGTGGAAGGGCTCGGGTTCTGCTTTGGCGGGACTCCTGAGATGCTGATGGATACCCGCCGCGGGCTTTACAGTTACGAAGCGCTCCGTAGTCGTCTCGCCGAGAACTCCTTCGCGGTCGGCGGGCTGGTCGACCACTCGGGACCGGTCCTGCGGCTGGCGAATCTGACCCCGGAGGACATGCACGTGCTCCTCGAGCGGTTACGGCACGTCTACGCCGCGGGTGACGAGTCCGCCTACCTCGTGCCGGACGAGGCGCTGACGGCGTTCATGGAGCACTGCGCCTCGCGGATCGGCGACGCCTACTTCCGGACGCCGCGCAACACCATCAAGGAGTTCGTCAATCTTCTGGCGGTGCTCGAGCAGAACCCCGGCGCGGACTGGCGCCAGCTGCTCGGGAAGGTGTCGATCGACACCGAGTACAACCGCGACTTGGAACCGTTGTCCGACGAACCCGACGACCAGAACCTGGACGACACCGGTGCACTCACCAGCCTCCGCCTCTGA
- a CDS encoding tellurite resistance TerB family protein, whose product MAPRMKPQVPVRPQAIRSRINRPAAPFAESFLQPHQRPVPIPIRPPANYQAKPRAEPPQPTRLWTPSQQPAPSPRLLRPGGIQPSARQGGAGSAAVVSLSLAHGWIPPGRDVVVAGTMLKGGLFYVGSGMRDVAGNGIEPALIDPTLSVDLGNPDWQGETMGYWPCYADISPRARAAYLAWLVGGRVNPNACIGYVFLYFYGLERRLLTENPSPTERGVLVAEIRRLLGLYRTNSSFRCYAQGLLDAVAIGDPAVRYDQPPPEAPEWSYELPMDLKVGLGQLAVAGRPIPAEWALSWYRHHPDTHLRTPALRCADEFLELFTTCYRARFGDGMVLKPNKARLSTSYYPASSGFRGNVDLKNPALPDVGRLSGPITKLRDLVEGVTGDLEPYSRYLGRNPEGADSPAALALLPEGVTHKPSPETEALWFWAAQSIDGAGRGVVSAQELIARWPTKAGKLTKADAVAVAQLLERRGLGIEPDVRFGGTTPTPTSSIVVFRRAQPHVSAPSTEYPAALAIISLGTLVAAVDGTVSEPERKALRELAIDELDLSEDERLRLDAHAALVLAKPPTPAMLRRRLESLAAPRKAAVGRLLTTIAAADGQVTLDEIRMLERLFTTLGLDPGEVYGTLHAAATAPDDLAHAEIAGPRRAGRKLPPAPAERNRAATLALDPERLAQTRAESVRVAAELADIFTDDEPVPPPPPPVGTASAVGLDAVHTRLLHMLAERETWIRADFDELAGEADLLPDGALEVLNDTAYDRTGEPLCEGSDPIEINQDIVKDMLG is encoded by the coding sequence ATGGCGCCACGGATGAAACCACAGGTACCTGTTCGGCCGCAGGCCATACGCTCCCGAATTAACCGGCCCGCAGCGCCCTTCGCCGAGTCTTTTTTACAGCCGCATCAGCGGCCGGTTCCGATACCTATCCGGCCGCCGGCCAACTACCAAGCCAAGCCGCGCGCTGAACCACCTCAGCCGACTCGGCTGTGGACCCCATCGCAGCAGCCCGCGCCATCGCCTCGGCTCTTGCGTCCGGGAGGTATCCAGCCCTCGGCGCGGCAGGGCGGGGCGGGGTCCGCCGCCGTTGTATCCCTGTCGCTCGCCCACGGGTGGATTCCACCAGGCCGCGACGTCGTCGTGGCGGGCACCATGCTGAAAGGCGGTCTGTTCTACGTCGGCAGCGGCATGCGCGATGTGGCTGGAAACGGCATCGAGCCCGCGCTGATCGACCCGACGCTATCGGTGGACCTGGGCAATCCGGACTGGCAAGGCGAGACGATGGGCTATTGGCCCTGCTACGCCGACATCTCGCCACGCGCTCGCGCGGCCTACCTCGCGTGGTTGGTGGGCGGCCGAGTGAACCCGAATGCCTGCATCGGCTATGTGTTTCTCTATTTCTACGGCCTCGAGCGCAGGTTGCTCACAGAGAATCCGTCCCCCACCGAGCGTGGGGTGCTCGTAGCCGAAATCCGTCGCCTGCTCGGGCTTTACCGGACCAATAGCTCGTTCCGCTGCTACGCTCAGGGGCTGCTCGACGCTGTCGCCATCGGCGACCCGGCGGTCCGCTACGACCAACCCCCACCGGAGGCTCCGGAGTGGAGCTACGAACTCCCGATGGACCTGAAGGTTGGGCTCGGGCAGCTCGCGGTCGCCGGACGGCCGATCCCGGCCGAGTGGGCGCTGTCCTGGTACCGCCACCACCCCGACACCCATCTGCGCACGCCGGCGTTGCGTTGCGCGGACGAGTTTCTCGAGCTGTTCACGACGTGCTATCGCGCCCGGTTCGGCGACGGCATGGTTCTCAAACCGAACAAGGCGCGTCTCTCCACGAGTTACTACCCGGCCAGCAGTGGCTTCCGCGGGAACGTCGACCTGAAGAATCCGGCGCTACCCGACGTGGGACGGCTGAGCGGTCCGATCACGAAGCTACGGGATCTGGTTGAAGGCGTGACCGGCGATCTGGAACCGTACAGCCGGTACCTCGGCCGCAACCCGGAAGGTGCGGATTCACCGGCGGCTCTCGCTCTGCTGCCGGAAGGCGTCACTCACAAGCCGAGCCCGGAGACAGAGGCGCTTTGGTTCTGGGCGGCGCAGAGCATCGACGGCGCGGGACGTGGCGTCGTGTCGGCGCAAGAGCTGATCGCGCGGTGGCCGACCAAGGCAGGCAAGTTGACCAAGGCGGACGCGGTCGCCGTCGCGCAGCTGCTGGAGCGGCGAGGCCTCGGCATCGAACCCGATGTGCGCTTCGGCGGCACCACTCCTACGCCGACGTCGTCAATTGTCGTGTTCCGCCGTGCCCAGCCGCACGTCAGCGCTCCGAGCACCGAATATCCGGCCGCACTCGCGATCATCAGCCTAGGCACGCTCGTCGCAGCCGTCGACGGCACGGTGAGCGAACCGGAGCGGAAGGCGTTGCGGGAGCTGGCGATCGACGAGCTCGACCTCAGTGAGGACGAACGGCTCAGGCTCGATGCTCACGCCGCCCTCGTGCTGGCCAAGCCGCCGACACCGGCGATGCTGAGGCGAAGACTGGAATCCCTGGCCGCCCCGAGAAAGGCCGCGGTCGGACGCCTGCTGACCACGATCGCTGCGGCGGACGGGCAGGTGACCCTCGACGAAATCCGAATGCTCGAGCGGCTGTTCACCACGCTGGGCCTGGATCCCGGCGAGGTGTATGGCACGCTGCATGCGGCAGCGACTGCCCCCGACGACCTGGCCCACGCCGAGATCGCGGGTCCGCGACGAGCAGGGCGCAAGCTCCCGCCCGCGCCGGCCGAGCGGAACAGGGCCGCCACGCTGGCGTTGGATCCGGAACGGCTCGCGCAGACCAGGGCCGAGTCGGTGCGAGTCGCCGCCGAGCTGGCGGACATCTTCACCGACGACGAACCGGTTCCCCCGCCGCCCCCGCCCGTCGGCACGGCATCGGCCGTTGGCCTCGATGCCGTGCACACCCGGCTGCTGCACATGCTCGCCGAGCGCGAGACCTGGATCCGTGCCGACTTCGACGAATTGGCCGGCGAAGCGGATCTCCTCCCCGACGGGGCACTCGAGGTGCTCAACGATACGGCCTACGACCGCACTGGCGAACCGCTTTGCGAAGGCTCTGACCCCATTGAGATCAACCAGGACATCGTGAAGGACATGCTCGGATGA
- a CDS encoding contact-dependent growth inhibition system immunity protein: MNHSIDVPAYLTNSYFHEDCDLESPTPSAVVEKFARLEGEATTRGLFNCLLALVNDSLTEDEAKRIWLDQGGAYYDPAAHGVATLNGSRR, translated from the coding sequence ATGAACCACTCAATCGATGTACCCGCATATTTGACAAATTCGTACTTTCATGAAGATTGCGATCTTGAATCGCCTACTCCGTCGGCTGTTGTCGAAAAATTCGCGCGGCTGGAAGGCGAGGCCACGACAAGGGGCCTCTTCAATTGCTTGCTCGCCTTGGTCAACGACAGCCTGACGGAAGACGAAGCAAAGCGTATATGGCTAGATCAAGGCGGGGCATACTATGATCCGGCTGCGCACGGAGTGGCTACGTTGAATGGTTCGAGACGATGA
- a CDS encoding DUF1003 domain-containing protein, whose product MQPEFTNSSPHHPVVVAHRAQRQADAQLRIADAITAFAGSMRFVYIHAVLFTVWMVFIESDPWPKLTLIVSLEAIFLSTFVMVGQNRQAAFQQAKADHDFTEQEQELKTNTKLTREIHVLTTELHRRLVEDADR is encoded by the coding sequence GTGCAGCCCGAATTCACGAACAGCTCACCCCACCACCCCGTTGTGGTGGCACACCGAGCACAGCGACAGGCCGATGCTCAGCTCCGGATCGCCGACGCGATCACCGCGTTCGCCGGCTCCATGCGGTTCGTCTACATCCACGCCGTGCTGTTCACAGTCTGGATGGTCTTCATCGAGTCGGATCCGTGGCCCAAACTCACCCTGATCGTCTCCCTCGAAGCGATCTTCCTCTCGACGTTCGTCATGGTCGGGCAGAACCGCCAGGCTGCGTTCCAGCAGGCCAAGGCCGACCACGATTTCACCGAACAGGAGCAAGAACTGAAGACCAACACGAAACTGACCCGGGAGATCCATGTCCTCACTACCGAGTTGCATCGGCGCCTGGTCGAGGACGCCGACCGGTGA
- a CDS encoding dihydrofolate reductase family protein has translation MRKLTFGMNLTLDGYIAAPGDDLGWSVPSDELFQWWSDRVAATGMALYGRKLWETMSSHWPTADQQPGATPAEIEFARRWQDMPKVVFSSTTSTVDWNTRLVTGDAVTEITRLKAEDGGPMDIGGATLAAVAMRDGLIDEYAIVTHPVLVGGGTPFFAALDNWVNLTLVETRTFPDGVVLTRYETRR, from the coding sequence ATGCGGAAACTGACCTTTGGCATGAACCTGACCCTGGACGGCTACATCGCCGCGCCCGGCGACGACCTCGGCTGGAGTGTGCCGAGCGACGAGCTGTTCCAGTGGTGGTCTGACCGGGTGGCGGCGACGGGCATGGCGCTGTATGGGCGCAAACTGTGGGAGACGATGAGTTCCCACTGGCCGACCGCCGACCAGCAGCCCGGCGCCACACCGGCGGAGATCGAGTTCGCCCGCCGTTGGCAGGATATGCCGAAGGTGGTGTTCTCCTCCACGACCAGCACGGTCGACTGGAACACCCGCCTGGTCACCGGCGACGCGGTCACCGAGATCACCCGGCTCAAGGCCGAGGACGGCGGCCCCATGGACATCGGCGGCGCCACACTCGCCGCAGTGGCCATGCGGGACGGGCTGATCGACGAGTACGCGATCGTCACCCATCCAGTCCTGGTGGGTGGCGGCACGCCGTTCTTTGCGGCCCTGGACAACTGGGTGAACCTGACCCTGGTGGAGACCCGGACGTTTCCCGACGGCGTGGTCCTGACCAGGTACGAGACCAGGCGCTGA
- a CDS encoding integrase core domain-containing protein, whose translation MPVLTHCSIPAPHRPAAQTNGVIERFFGTLKYEHLYRGVIADGDALAMEVLRFRHLYNTVRPHQTLNDWTPQQAYLTSRESQ comes from the coding sequence GTGCCGGTGCTGACGCATTGCTCGATCCCGGCGCCCCACCGCCCGGCGGCGCAGACCAACGGTGTGATCGAGCGGTTCTTCGGCACCCTGAAATACGAGCACCTCTACCGAGGCGTCATCGCCGACGGCGACGCTCTGGCCATGGAAGTCCTGCGCTTCCGGCACTTGTACAACACCGTCCGACCGCATCAAACCCTCAACGACTGGACGCCGCAGCAGGCGTACCTCACCAGCCGGGAGAGCCAGTAG
- a CDS encoding OST-HTH/LOTUS domain-containing protein — MSRVVLRSLLDRSVQCPRLLQRVLHLRRVAVFEGSSQCGLAVGGGGGLERGQVLRTRTHDELQVAASIGGRQVEARSRRAAQGIGLVALVAGIGWAALAAVGHIITQQRTDFDARNHDYAKLSELIAATTLFELDRRSPGDGKPAVIHALDKRHRPEKKAKATLPGPACGDRVRRSCRPKR; from the coding sequence ATGAGCCGGGTAGTTCTCCGAAGCCTTCTCGATCGATCCGTCCAGTGTCCCCGCCTGTTACAGCGCGTCCTTCACCTGCGTCGGGTTGCCGTGTTCGAAGGCAGCAGTCAATGTGGACTGGCTGTAGGCGGTGGCGGTGGCCTCGAACGCGGTCAGGTTCTTCGTACCCGAACCCATGATGAACTGCAGGTAGCCGCTTCGATCGGCGGTCGTCAGGTCGAAGCCCGGTCCCGTCGGGCTGCCCAGGGGATCGGTCTGGTCGCCTTGGTAGCCGGGATCGGTTGGGCCGCCCTCGCCGCGGTCGGGCACATCATCACCCAGCAGCGCACGGACTTCGATGCACGCAACCACGACTACGCCAAGCTCAGTGAGCTGATCGCCGCGACGACCCTGTTCGAGCTGGACCGCCGCAGCCCCGGAGACGGGAAACCCGCGGTCATCCACGCACTCGATAAGAGACATCGTCCGGAGAAGAAAGCGAAAGCCACGCTACCGGGGCCAGCGTGCGGAGACCGAGTCCGGCGTTCATGTCGGCCGAAGCGTTGA
- a CDS encoding SDR family NAD(P)-dependent oxidoreductase, with translation MSELQGKRVFVTGSGAGIGKAIAALFVERGAQVVVSDLNADSAKQSADEIGAAGVANCDVTDEAQVRAAVQQAVDLLGGLDVLVNNAGIEVASPLLQQSTESFDKIFAVNVRGTFVTMKAATPHLVASQGNIVNIASIAGIGGSPLLGSYCATKAAVIQLTRVAAVEMRPTGVRVNAVCPGFADTAMVERLAPDFEAATQVPFGDLVAAKQGRLGTSQDIAEVAAFLASDRAAWVTGSHYVLDGGLTASLV, from the coding sequence ATGTCCGAGCTCCAGGGAAAGCGGGTCTTCGTCACCGGATCCGGTGCCGGGATCGGCAAGGCGATCGCCGCACTATTCGTCGAACGCGGCGCGCAGGTCGTCGTCAGCGACCTCAACGCCGACTCGGCCAAGCAATCGGCCGACGAGATCGGCGCCGCAGGTGTCGCCAACTGCGACGTCACGGACGAGGCTCAGGTCCGGGCCGCCGTGCAGCAGGCGGTCGACCTCCTCGGCGGCCTCGACGTGCTGGTGAACAACGCCGGAATCGAAGTCGCGTCGCCACTGCTGCAGCAGTCGACGGAAAGCTTCGACAAGATCTTCGCCGTCAACGTGCGCGGCACGTTCGTGACCATGAAAGCGGCGACCCCGCACCTGGTCGCCTCCCAAGGAAACATCGTCAACATCGCCTCCATCGCGGGCATCGGCGGCAGCCCGCTGCTCGGCTCCTACTGCGCGACGAAGGCAGCGGTCATCCAGCTCACCCGCGTCGCCGCCGTGGAAATGCGGCCGACGGGGGTACGCGTCAACGCGGTGTGCCCGGGCTTCGCCGACACCGCCATGGTCGAACGCCTCGCCCCCGACTTCGAGGCCGCGACCCAGGTTCCCTTCGGCGACCTCGTGGCCGCGAAGCAGGGCCGGCTCGGCACCTCGCAGGACATCGCCGAGGTCGCCGCGTTCCTCGCATCCGACCGGGCCGCGTGGGTGACCGGCAGCCACTACGTCCTCGACGGCGGGCTGACCGCTTCGCTCGTGTGA
- a CDS encoding LLM class flavin-dependent oxidoreductase gives MKLALYLPNFRDKVTVRELEDLTALAEDLDFDSVWTLDRIIVPEASDRGEMQYPFGMLDEMGKQLPVSSRGEFLQGMPLLPWLAAKTSKVRIGMSIIDTPYRSPGVLAAELATIDHLSGGRLNVAVGSGWMPEEFAAASAAHIFPKRHKHVRETLEIMQGIWTNDLFEYHGEFADFEPAGFGAKPVQKPHPPIFFSGLKDPKRSASRIAKYGLSGWIGIQDSPEDIQRWRTEIQRELDQLDTKRSVDDLEISSMIWFVITDQDMDQSPQGKGTNLLVGSAAQITDQLKRYREAGLTMPFLWPPFQDVPVAKTLDDLKRLKEEIMPEIDAM, from the coding sequence ATGAAACTCGCGCTCTACCTGCCGAACTTCCGGGACAAGGTGACCGTCCGGGAACTCGAAGACCTCACCGCCCTCGCCGAGGACCTCGACTTCGACTCCGTCTGGACGCTCGACCGGATCATCGTGCCGGAGGCCTCGGACCGAGGGGAGATGCAGTACCCCTTCGGGATGCTGGACGAAATGGGCAAGCAACTCCCAGTGAGCTCGCGGGGCGAGTTCCTCCAGGGCATGCCGTTGCTCCCCTGGCTCGCCGCGAAAACCTCGAAGGTCCGGATCGGCATGAGCATCATCGACACGCCGTACCGTTCCCCCGGCGTGCTCGCCGCGGAGCTGGCCACCATCGACCACCTCTCGGGCGGCAGGCTCAACGTCGCCGTCGGTTCCGGCTGGATGCCGGAAGAGTTCGCCGCCGCCAGCGCCGCGCACATCTTCCCCAAGCGGCACAAGCACGTGCGCGAAACCCTGGAGATCATGCAGGGCATCTGGACCAACGACCTCTTCGAGTACCACGGCGAGTTCGCCGACTTCGAGCCGGCCGGATTCGGCGCCAAGCCGGTGCAGAAGCCGCACCCGCCGATCTTCTTCAGCGGCCTCAAGGACCCGAAGCGCTCGGCCAGCCGCATCGCCAAGTACGGCCTGTCCGGCTGGATCGGGATCCAGGACTCGCCCGAGGACATCCAGCGGTGGCGCACCGAGATCCAGCGCGAGCTCGACCAGCTCGACACCAAGCGGTCGGTCGACGACCTCGAGATCTCCAGCATGATCTGGTTCGTCATCACCGACCAGGACATGGACCAGAGCCCCCAGGGCAAGGGCACCAACCTGCTCGTCGGGTCGGCGGCGCAGATCACCGACCAGCTCAAGCGCTACCGGGAAGCCGGGCTGACGATGCCCTTCCTGTGGCCGCCGTTCCAGGACGTCCCGGTGGCGAAGACGCTCGACGACCTCAAGCGCCTCAAGGAAGAGATCATGCCCGAGATCGACGCGATGTGA
- a CDS encoding acyl-CoA synthetase, with the protein MSLAFYLDKGASLGSGAPCLTLDAVSLSYGEVVELTHAVARALRRSGVAPGDKVGILSANDPTAFACVFGISRAGAVWCPINPRNAAGENAELLDLFDCSALIFQPAFDGLVKQIIPKLPKLKTLVRLGPGDDLALAFDTWLDAARDDPSVDAAPPDDVVALVGTGGTTGRPKGVMLTDRNLEAMSAITLMSYPFEERPVYLALAPLTHAAGVLCFPILARGGEVVIMAKPDIGRFLELIERHRVTHTFLPPTLIYMVLGHDALDRTDLSSLQCFWYGAAPMSTARLTEALDRIGPMAQLFGQSEAPMMISTMSPADHRRPDGTVHTGRLSSAGRPSPLVTVVILDEDGRPVPKGERGEICVRGSLVMAGYYRNPEATAEASAHGWHHTGDIGFLDDEGFLHIVDRAKDMVISGGFNVYSAEVEQALMAHDAVRDCAVIGLPDDKWGERVTAVVQLQPGRELDTGELITFVKDRIGSVKAPKQIEIWPELPRSTVGKVLKADIRSTFTERSKEAV; encoded by the coding sequence ATGTCGCTGGCCTTCTACCTGGACAAGGGCGCCTCCCTGGGCTCCGGGGCGCCCTGTCTGACCCTCGACGCGGTTTCACTGTCCTACGGCGAGGTCGTCGAGCTCACCCACGCGGTCGCCCGGGCGCTGCGGCGCTCCGGCGTCGCGCCCGGGGACAAGGTCGGCATCCTCTCGGCCAACGATCCGACCGCGTTCGCCTGCGTGTTCGGCATTTCCCGGGCGGGAGCGGTGTGGTGCCCGATCAACCCGCGCAACGCGGCCGGCGAGAACGCGGAGCTGCTCGACCTGTTCGACTGCTCCGCGCTGATCTTCCAGCCTGCGTTCGACGGACTGGTCAAGCAGATCATCCCGAAGCTCCCCAAGCTGAAAACGCTCGTCCGGCTCGGTCCAGGCGACGACCTCGCACTGGCCTTCGACACCTGGCTCGACGCCGCGCGAGACGATCCATCCGTCGACGCAGCACCTCCCGACGACGTGGTCGCCCTGGTCGGCACCGGAGGCACCACAGGACGTCCCAAGGGAGTCATGCTCACCGACCGCAACCTCGAGGCGATGTCGGCCATCACGCTGATGAGCTACCCCTTCGAAGAACGCCCCGTGTACCTGGCCCTGGCCCCGCTCACCCACGCGGCCGGCGTGCTCTGCTTCCCGATCCTCGCCCGCGGCGGCGAAGTCGTGATCATGGCCAAGCCCGACATCGGCCGGTTCCTGGAGCTGATCGAGCGACACCGGGTCACCCACACCTTCCTGCCGCCAACGCTGATCTACATGGTGCTCGGCCACGACGCGCTCGATCGCACGGACCTCTCGTCACTGCAGTGCTTCTGGTACGGCGCGGCGCCGATGTCGACGGCGAGGCTGACCGAGGCCCTCGACCGCATCGGGCCGATGGCGCAGCTGTTCGGCCAGTCCGAGGCCCCGATGATGATCTCGACGATGTCGCCCGCGGACCACCGCCGACCGGACGGCACCGTCCACACGGGACGGCTGTCGTCCGCCGGCCGCCCCTCGCCGCTGGTCACGGTGGTGATCCTCGACGAAGACGGGCGGCCTGTCCCGAAGGGGGAACGCGGGGAGATCTGCGTGCGCGGCTCGCTGGTGATGGCCGGCTACTACCGCAACCCCGAGGCGACGGCCGAGGCGTCCGCCCACGGCTGGCACCACACCGGCGACATCGGTTTCCTCGACGACGAGGGTTTCCTCCACATCGTCGACCGAGCCAAGGACATGGTCATCTCCGGCGGGTTCAACGTCTATTCCGCCGAGGTCGAACAGGCGCTGATGGCCCACGACGCCGTCCGCGACTGCGCCGTGATCGGCCTGCCCGACGACAAGTGGGGTGAACGCGTCACCGCCGTCGTCCAGCTCCAGCCCGGCCGGGAACTGGACACCGGCGAGCTGATCACGTTCGTCAAGGACCGCATCGGCAGCGTCAAGGCGCCGAAGCAGATCGAGATCTGGCCGGAGCTGCCGCGCTCCACCGTCGGCAAAGTACTCAAAGCCGACATCCGCTCCACCTTCACCGAACGCAGCAAGGAGGCTGTCTGA